One Lysinibacillus fusiformis genomic window carries:
- the rpsD gene encoding 30S ribosomal protein S4: MSRYTGPSWKLSRRLGISLSGTGKEIEKRPYAPGQHGPNQRKKLSEYGLQLQEKQKLRHMYGMTERQFRTVFDRAGKMKGVHGENFMILLETRLDNLVYRLGLARTRRGARQLVNHGHVMVDGKRVDIPSYSVKPGQTISLREKSQNLSVVGEAIEVNNFVPDYLAFDADKKEGTFTRLPERSELSAEINEAFIVEFYSR; encoded by the coding sequence ATGTCTCGTTATACAGGTCCATCTTGGAAATTATCACGTCGTCTTGGTATCTCACTAAGCGGTACTGGTAAAGAAATCGAAAAACGCCCTTACGCACCAGGTCAACACGGCCCGAACCAACGTAAAAAATTATCAGAATACGGTTTACAATTACAAGAGAAACAAAAACTTCGTCATATGTATGGTATGACTGAACGTCAATTCCGTACTGTATTTGACCGCGCTGGTAAAATGAAAGGTGTTCACGGTGAAAACTTCATGATCCTTCTTGAAACTCGCCTTGACAACTTAGTTTACCGCTTAGGTTTAGCTCGCACTCGTCGTGGAGCTCGTCAATTAGTAAACCACGGTCACGTTATGGTAGACGGTAAACGCGTTGATATTCCATCATACAGCGTTAAACCAGGTCAAACGATTTCTCTTCGTGAAAAATCACAAAACCTATCTGTAGTTGGCGAAGCAATCGAAGTAAATAACTTCGTACCTGACTATTTAGCTTTTGATGCAGACAAAAAAGAAGGTACATTCACTCGCCTTCCAGAACGTTCTGAACTATCTGCTGAAATCAACGAAGCATTCATCGTAGAGTTCTACTCTCGATAA
- a CDS encoding iron-containing alcohol dehydrogenase has translation MSDVLKQFVMPKTNLFGPGAIQEVGKCLNDLEVKKTLIVTDEGLHKLGLSEQIANIITAAGIDVAIFPKAEPNPTDQNIEDGIAVYHAENCDSIVSLGGGSAHDAAKGIGIIASNGGRIHDYEGVDKSENPLVPLIAINTTAGTASEMTRFTIITDTARKVKMAIVDKHVTPLVSINDPELMIGLPPALTAATGLDALTHAIESFVSTDATPITDACGEKVLQLVPEYLPRAYANGADLEAREQMVYAQFLAGMAFNNASLGYVHAIAHQLGGFYNLPHGVCNAILLPHVCRFNLTARTERFARIAELLGQNVEGLCKRDAAEKAITAIESLSKDLNIPSGFRELGAKDEDIETLAKNAMLDVCAATNPRKATLEDIKQIITNAMGPVVKTAESLEAVALS, from the coding sequence ATGTCAGACGTTCTAAAGCAATTTGTAATGCCGAAAACAAACTTATTTGGACCTGGAGCAATTCAAGAAGTTGGTAAATGCTTAAATGATTTAGAAGTGAAAAAGACATTGATCGTAACAGATGAGGGCTTACACAAATTAGGTCTCTCAGAACAAATTGCTAATATCATTACAGCTGCTGGAATCGATGTTGCAATTTTCCCGAAAGCAGAACCAAATCCAACAGATCAAAACATTGAAGACGGTATCGCGGTATATCATGCTGAGAACTGTGATTCAATAGTATCACTTGGAGGCGGTAGTGCACATGATGCTGCAAAAGGTATCGGAATTATTGCTTCGAATGGTGGACGCATTCATGATTATGAAGGCGTTGACAAATCAGAAAACCCATTAGTGCCATTAATCGCTATTAACACGACAGCTGGTACAGCAAGCGAAATGACACGCTTTACGATTATTACAGATACAGCTCGTAAAGTGAAAATGGCAATCGTTGACAAGCACGTAACACCGCTTGTATCGATTAACGATCCAGAGTTAATGATTGGCTTACCGCCAGCTCTAACAGCTGCAACTGGTTTGGATGCGTTAACACACGCAATCGAATCATTTGTATCAACAGATGCAACACCAATAACAGATGCTTGTGGTGAAAAGGTACTTCAGCTAGTTCCTGAATACTTACCACGTGCATATGCAAACGGCGCAGATTTAGAAGCACGGGAGCAAATGGTGTACGCACAATTTTTAGCAGGTATGGCGTTCAATAATGCGTCACTTGGCTATGTACATGCAATTGCTCACCAATTGGGTGGTTTCTATAATCTTCCACACGGTGTATGCAACGCGATTTTACTACCTCATGTTTGTCGCTTCAACTTAACGGCACGTACAGAGCGTTTTGCAAGAATTGCAGAATTACTAGGACAAAATGTAGAGGGCTTATGCAAGCGTGATGCTGCTGAAAAAGCGATTACTGCAATTGAAAGCTTATCGAAAGACTTAAATATTCCTAGTGGCTTCCGTGAATTAGGCGCGAAGGATGAGGATATTGAAACTTTAGCGAAAAATGCCATGCTAGACGTGTGTGCTGCAACAAACCCACGTAAAGCAACATTAGAAGACATTAAGCAAATTATTACAAATGCAATGGGACCTGTAGTGAAAACAGCAGAGTCGCTTGAAGCTGTTGCACTTTCATAA
- a CDS encoding cobalamin-binding protein, with protein sequence MRLISICPSNTELVAYLGLTDQLVGVDDFSDWPAAVNVLPKLGPDLSINIEALEALQPDLVLASLSVPGMEKNIEALQARNIPHLVFNANSLQEIAHDLLTLGVACGVEDRAKKIAEDYLKFIEQLRMIAQTIQEKPTLYWEWWPNPIFTPGKINWLTEISAIAGGYNLFQDVELASVQTDWTDVVRRNPDYIMMAWVGVAFERIQPSNLLKRPHAYELHAIQLKQLHVMEEWLYCRPSPRLAEGAFKLAKLLHPESYQHLNLPSFLEC encoded by the coding sequence ATGCGTTTAATCTCAATTTGTCCTAGTAATACAGAACTTGTCGCCTATTTAGGTTTGACAGATCAGCTTGTCGGTGTCGATGATTTTTCTGATTGGCCTGCAGCTGTAAATGTACTGCCCAAGCTAGGCCCTGATTTATCGATTAACATAGAGGCATTAGAAGCATTGCAGCCCGATCTTGTACTTGCTTCCTTGAGTGTACCGGGTATGGAGAAGAATATAGAGGCATTACAAGCAAGAAATATTCCCCATCTTGTCTTTAATGCTAACTCTCTACAAGAAATTGCACATGATCTCCTAACACTTGGTGTAGCCTGTGGTGTTGAGGACCGTGCAAAAAAAATCGCTGAAGATTACTTGAAATTTATTGAACAACTTCGTATGATTGCGCAAACAATTCAGGAAAAGCCAACGCTGTATTGGGAATGGTGGCCAAATCCCATTTTTACCCCAGGAAAAATAAATTGGCTCACAGAAATTAGTGCCATTGCAGGCGGATATAATCTATTTCAAGATGTGGAGTTAGCAAGCGTGCAAACTGACTGGACTGACGTAGTAAGACGCAATCCAGATTATATTATGATGGCTTGGGTAGGTGTTGCATTTGAGCGCATTCAGCCAAGTAATTTATTGAAGCGTCCACATGCTTATGAGCTACATGCTATCCAGTTGAAACAACTCCATGTAATGGAGGAATGGCTTTACTGCCGTCCTTCTCCTCGTTTAGCAGAGGGAGCATTCAAGCTAGCGAAACTACTTCATCCCGAAAGTTACCAGCATCTAAATCTTCCTAGCTTTTTAGAATGCTAA
- the tyrS gene encoding tyrosine--tRNA ligase, giving the protein MTNDLLQDLEWRGLLYQQTDAEGMAKLLEEQSVSLYCGVDPTADSMHIGHIVPLLTLRRFQKAGHRPILLVGGATGMIGDPSGRSEERQLQTVEQIDKNVQGIRGQLERIFDFAEFGNGAQLVNNRNWISNINTIEFLRDYGKLINVNYMLAKDTIASRLDTGISFTEFAYTLIQGIDYNHLYNNYNCRIQVGGSDQWGNITTGLEVIRKTHEEETKAFGITIPLVTKADGTKFGKTAGGAIWLDSAKTSPYEFYQFWINAADADVIKYLKIFTFLTREEIEALAVSVEEEPHLRKAQKTLAEEMTRLIHGQAALDQAIRITAALFSGDLKTLSAGEMKDAFKDVPSIEMAKEDKNIVDLLVEAGISSSKRQAREDVTNGAISVNGEKVTDLEYSIDAKDRLEDAFSIIRRGKKKYHMVKFV; this is encoded by the coding sequence ATGACAAACGACTTATTACAAGATTTAGAATGGCGCGGTCTGCTCTACCAACAAACAGATGCTGAAGGTATGGCAAAGCTATTAGAAGAACAGTCTGTTTCTTTGTACTGTGGTGTGGACCCAACAGCTGACTCTATGCACATCGGTCACATCGTACCATTATTGACACTGCGTCGCTTCCAAAAAGCCGGCCATCGTCCGATTTTACTTGTTGGTGGAGCAACGGGGATGATTGGAGATCCATCTGGTCGTTCTGAAGAGCGTCAACTGCAAACTGTTGAACAAATTGATAAAAACGTGCAAGGCATTCGTGGTCAATTAGAACGTATCTTTGATTTTGCTGAATTTGGAAATGGTGCACAACTGGTGAACAACCGAAACTGGATTAGCAATATTAATACAATTGAATTTTTACGTGACTATGGAAAATTAATCAATGTCAACTACATGCTAGCAAAGGATACAATTGCTTCACGACTTGACACAGGGATTTCATTTACTGAATTTGCCTACACATTAATTCAAGGGATTGATTACAATCACTTATACAATAACTACAATTGTCGTATTCAAGTCGGTGGTTCTGACCAGTGGGGGAATATTACAACTGGTTTAGAAGTTATTCGTAAAACACATGAAGAGGAAACAAAAGCTTTTGGTATCACAATTCCGTTAGTAACGAAGGCAGATGGTACAAAGTTTGGTAAAACGGCTGGTGGTGCTATCTGGTTAGATAGCGCAAAAACTTCTCCATACGAATTCTACCAATTCTGGATTAACGCAGCGGATGCAGATGTGATAAAATACTTGAAAATCTTTACGTTCTTAACACGTGAAGAAATCGAAGCATTAGCTGTATCTGTTGAAGAAGAACCACATCTACGGAAGGCGCAAAAAACGTTAGCAGAAGAAATGACTCGCTTAATTCACGGTCAAGCTGCTTTAGACCAAGCAATACGAATTACAGCTGCATTATTTTCAGGTGATTTAAAAACACTTTCTGCTGGGGAAATGAAAGATGCCTTTAAAGACGTTCCTTCTATTGAAATGGCGAAAGAGGATAAAAACATCGTGGATTTACTAGTAGAGGCAGGCATTTCCTCATCTAAACGTCAAGCTCGTGAAGATGTAACAAATGGTGCAATTAGTGTCAATGGTGAAAAGGTTACTGACTTAGAGTATAGTATCGATGCAAAAGATCGTTTAGAAGACGCGTTTAGCATTATCCGTCGTGGTAAGAAAAAATATCATATGGTAAAATTTGTTTGA
- a CDS encoding transglycosylase domain-containing protein encodes MKDWIEKINAKIDELLEQKWMKTLRISGSVTWNLFLLFLVFALVGTVFVGSVGAGYFASLVKEEPLRSKEELREYIFNYEETSEIYFANDIYIGKLRTDLDRRETSLSAVAPDVINAVLATEDEYFREHNGIVPKAVVRGLLQDVTNSATQTGGSTLTQQLIKNQVLTNEVSYERKAKEILLAMRLEHFMTKEEILEAYLNIIPYGRNASGRNIAGIETAANGIFGVNAKELTLPQAAYIAGIPQAPYAYTPFTNTGVLKSKEALKPGIDRMKTVLYRMKEAGYIDDAQYKEALSYDITADFRSPEVAPEDRYPWLTYELENRAKEIIAEKLAKEDGVDPERLKSEKKLNEKYTILADRDVRSKGYRIYSTINKDMYDAMQQAADNFKYYGHTYTGKGKDPVTGEEIDIQMPVQVGSILIENNTGRILSFLGGRDFKTTELNHATQAFRPNGSTMKPLLVYAPAVEYGVIGAGSPLVDVKFSIGSWSPNNYITSDERGLIPAREALADSQNLSALRLYNDIINKRPAEYLAKMGFSKLQPEDYTNLSTGIGALEVGTTVEENTNAFATFANGGQFIDSYMIEKIEDLDGNIIYQHEIEPVQVFSPETSYIVTDMMRDVLTKGTGTTARNTLKFSSDFAAKTGTSQEYKDVWLVGYNPNVSLGVWMGYDKQRSLYAFNNTYLQPSVRVNKLWGTLMNAMYDVDPKLIDAPTNFKAPKNVVTASFCGISGLAPSAACSSAGLVRSDLFNAKVFLPSQPDDSLASSSVVTIKGKTYNAHPNTPSEFVKTGGAGINQAFITRMLGRLGGNPGSLLPKNSSLSNSSVSAVDFPADGSPPATVTASINGNTLSWSSSSNDVVGYRIYNVTNGGNTLVNSVLEATQSMSVASGQAYVVVAVDITGLTSGKSNVVSTGGSESEPEPEENEVQPPTPPTNGNEGSDNENGSNNGNGSGNNGNGSNGSNNGNGSNGENNGNGSSGENNGNGNGSSGGNNGGTTPPPEKPSQ; translated from the coding sequence TTGAAAGATTGGATTGAGAAAATCAATGCAAAGATCGATGAGTTGCTCGAACAAAAATGGATGAAGACATTACGTATTTCAGGTAGTGTTACCTGGAACTTATTTTTACTATTTTTAGTCTTTGCATTGGTAGGCACTGTATTTGTCGGTTCAGTTGGCGCCGGCTATTTCGCCTCACTTGTAAAAGAAGAACCACTTCGCTCAAAAGAAGAATTACGCGAGTATATTTTCAACTATGAGGAAACAAGTGAAATTTATTTTGCCAACGATATTTATATTGGGAAATTACGCACGGACTTAGATCGTCGTGAAACGTCACTAAGCGCTGTTGCACCAGATGTTATTAATGCCGTACTAGCAACAGAAGATGAATATTTCCGCGAACATAACGGCATTGTTCCTAAAGCTGTAGTCCGTGGCCTACTACAGGACGTGACAAATTCAGCAACGCAAACAGGTGGCTCTACATTAACACAGCAACTTATTAAAAACCAAGTGTTAACAAATGAAGTATCCTATGAACGTAAAGCAAAGGAAATCCTACTTGCAATGCGTTTGGAGCATTTTATGACAAAGGAAGAAATTTTAGAGGCCTATTTAAATATTATTCCGTATGGTCGTAATGCCTCAGGTCGTAATATCGCAGGGATTGAAACAGCAGCTAATGGTATTTTCGGTGTAAATGCGAAAGAACTTACACTTCCGCAAGCCGCGTACATTGCTGGTATTCCGCAAGCTCCTTATGCCTATACGCCGTTTACGAATACAGGTGTACTAAAAAGTAAAGAGGCTCTTAAACCCGGTATTGATCGTATGAAGACGGTTCTTTACCGCATGAAAGAAGCAGGCTATATTGATGATGCACAGTACAAAGAAGCACTAAGTTACGACATTACGGCAGACTTCCGTTCACCAGAAGTAGCGCCAGAAGATCGCTATCCTTGGTTAACGTATGAGCTTGAAAATCGTGCGAAAGAAATTATAGCTGAAAAGCTAGCTAAAGAAGATGGCGTTGATCCTGAACGCTTGAAATCAGAAAAAAAATTAAACGAGAAGTATACGATTTTAGCAGACCGTGACGTCCGTTCAAAAGGCTATCGTATTTATTCGACTATTAACAAAGATATGTACGATGCAATGCAACAAGCCGCTGATAACTTTAAATACTATGGCCATACCTATACAGGTAAAGGCAAAGATCCTGTAACAGGGGAAGAAATTGATATTCAAATGCCTGTACAGGTTGGAAGTATCTTAATCGAAAATAACACGGGTCGCATTTTAAGCTTCCTAGGTGGTCGAGATTTTAAAACTACTGAGTTAAATCATGCGACGCAAGCTTTTCGACCAAATGGTTCAACGATGAAGCCATTACTTGTCTATGCACCAGCGGTTGAATACGGTGTAATCGGTGCAGGTAGCCCGCTAGTAGACGTAAAATTCTCGATTGGCTCTTGGAGTCCTAACAACTATATTACTAGTGATGAGCGTGGACTTATTCCTGCACGTGAAGCATTAGCTGATTCCCAAAACCTATCAGCATTGCGTTTATATAATGACATTATTAATAAACGTCCTGCTGAGTATTTAGCAAAAATGGGCTTCTCAAAACTACAGCCTGAAGACTATACTAACCTTTCAACGGGTATTGGAGCTTTAGAAGTGGGAACGACTGTTGAAGAAAATACAAATGCGTTTGCAACATTTGCAAATGGCGGTCAATTTATTGACTCCTATATGATTGAAAAAATTGAAGATTTAGATGGCAATATTATTTATCAGCATGAAATTGAACCTGTACAAGTATTTAGCCCTGAAACATCGTATATTGTAACAGACATGATGCGTGATGTTTTAACAAAGGGAACAGGAACGACAGCAAGAAATACCCTGAAATTCTCTTCTGATTTTGCTGCCAAAACTGGTACTTCACAAGAGTACAAAGATGTTTGGTTGGTTGGCTATAACCCGAATGTTTCACTCGGTGTCTGGATGGGCTATGATAAGCAACGTTCATTATATGCATTTAATAATACGTATTTGCAACCAAGTGTACGGGTTAACAAGTTATGGGGAACTTTAATGAATGCTATGTACGATGTGGATCCAAAATTGATTGATGCCCCAACGAACTTTAAGGCACCCAAAAATGTTGTGACCGCTTCATTCTGTGGTATTTCTGGCTTAGCACCTTCTGCGGCATGTTCTAGTGCTGGACTAGTACGCTCAGATTTATTTAATGCGAAAGTATTTTTACCATCACAGCCAGATGATAGCTTGGCTTCTTCAAGTGTTGTAACGATTAAAGGAAAGACTTACAACGCACACCCAAATACCCCATCAGAGTTTGTAAAAACAGGTGGAGCAGGTATTAATCAAGCCTTTATTACACGTATGTTAGGAAGACTTGGTGGTAATCCCGGAAGCTTACTTCCTAAAAATTCATCGCTATCGAATTCATCTGTATCAGCGGTTGATTTCCCAGCAGATGGGAGTCCACCTGCAACTGTAACAGCATCGATTAATGGCAACACCCTATCTTGGTCTAGCTCTTCCAACGATGTTGTCGGTTATCGTATATATAATGTGACAAATGGTGGTAATACCCTAGTCAATTCAGTACTCGAAGCGACACAAAGTATGTCAGTCGCAAGTGGACAAGCTTATGTAGTTGTTGCTGTCGATATTACAGGTTTGACCTCTGGAAAATCGAATGTCGTATCTACCGGCGGCAGTGAAAGCGAACCTGAACCGGAAGAAAATGAAGTTCAACCACCTACTCCACCTACAAACGGAAATGAAGGTTCGGATAATGAAAATGGTTCGAACAACGGCAATGGTTCTGGGAATAATGGGAATGGCTCCAATGGATCTAACAACGGTAATGGTTCCAATGGAGAGAATAATGGCAATGGTTCCAGCGGAGAGAATAATGGTAACGGCAATGGTTCCAGCGGAGGAAATAACGGTGGCACAACACCACCTCCTGAAAAGCCAAGCCAATAA
- a CDS encoding NAD-dependent epimerase/dehydratase family protein codes for MKILILGGTRFFGRKLVELCLQTNHDVTILTRGQSGNPFGSQVKQLIANRDDENALAQALSSTTWDIVYDNICYSPKEAQKIVQILEGKTKKLIFTSTLSTYEADGIVKTEADFNPYDYEIRMGDREDFTYGEGKRQAEAVLFKEAPFPVVAVRFPIVVGEQDYTRRLHFHVERIVNEQPITFTNVDAKMSFITDDEAAAFLYFAGISTIEGPFNATASGAISLKDLLRLIEDESGKHAKVSLFGGDANSQSPYAIPADWYMSNAKAAAAGFSFSQLNDWLPKLVNTLVKEQQKSILPQQH; via the coding sequence ATGAAAATCTTAATTTTAGGGGGCACACGCTTTTTCGGCAGAAAATTAGTGGAGCTTTGCCTTCAAACCAACCATGACGTGACAATATTAACACGCGGTCAAAGTGGGAATCCTTTTGGATCTCAAGTAAAGCAACTCATTGCTAATCGAGATGATGAAAACGCATTAGCCCAAGCACTTTCTAGTACAACATGGGATATTGTCTACGATAATATTTGTTATTCCCCAAAAGAAGCACAAAAAATTGTACAAATTCTAGAAGGTAAAACAAAAAAGCTTATATTTACCTCAACGCTTTCTACTTATGAAGCAGATGGCATTGTAAAAACAGAAGCAGATTTTAATCCGTATGACTACGAAATTCGTATGGGAGATCGAGAGGATTTCACTTATGGTGAAGGTAAACGCCAAGCGGAGGCAGTCCTATTTAAAGAAGCTCCATTCCCAGTTGTGGCAGTGCGTTTCCCCATCGTTGTTGGAGAACAAGACTATACCCGCCGTTTACACTTTCATGTAGAGCGTATAGTAAATGAGCAGCCAATTACGTTCACAAATGTGGATGCAAAAATGAGTTTTATTACCGATGATGAAGCTGCTGCATTTTTATATTTTGCAGGTATCTCTACGATAGAAGGACCATTCAATGCTACAGCAAGTGGTGCTATTTCATTAAAAGATTTACTTAGACTTATTGAAGATGAAAGCGGCAAACATGCGAAAGTTTCACTGTTTGGAGGAGATGCAAATTCACAGTCTCCATATGCTATTCCAGCAGATTGGTATATGTCGAATGCCAAAGCAGCAGCTGCAGGTTTTTCATTTAGCCAGCTAAACGATTGGTTGCCTAAGCTAGTTAACACATTAGTAAAAGAACAACAAAAATCAATACTGCCTCAACAGCACTAA
- a CDS encoding acetylornithine transaminase: protein MSALFGNYGKRRAQIVKGQGTIVEDVNGKKYLDFTSGIAVVSLGHAHPAIVKAVHEQSEKLWHISNLFEIPGQETVAQKLVADTHFSYAFFCNSGAEANEAAIKLARKHTGKNHIITFEKSFHGRTFGAMSATGQGKVHNGFGPLVDKFTILPFNDVEALEVTVDDSVAAIMLEMIQGEGGVNSVSSEFAAAIAKACEEKGILLIIDEVQTGIGRTGTRFAYEQTVLKPNIVTLAKGLGGGFPIGGMLGTAELYDAFGPGTHGTTFGGNPLAMSVAETVLDHVFATAFLQNVQDVSSYFVEQLKTNLPTTYTVLGQGLLLGISCGDTEVASYITKAEEKGLLLVGAGPNVIRLLPPLTVSKAEIDEAVAILKTILL, encoded by the coding sequence ATGAGTGCTTTATTTGGAAATTACGGCAAACGTCGTGCACAAATCGTCAAAGGGCAAGGAACCATTGTTGAAGATGTTAATGGAAAGAAATATTTAGATTTTACAAGTGGGATCGCTGTTGTAAGTCTTGGACATGCACATCCTGCGATTGTTAAGGCGGTGCACGAACAAAGCGAGAAATTATGGCATATTTCTAATTTATTTGAAATACCTGGGCAGGAAACGGTTGCACAAAAGCTAGTGGCAGATACGCATTTTTCATATGCATTTTTCTGTAATAGTGGCGCTGAAGCAAATGAAGCTGCAATTAAGCTTGCACGTAAGCATACTGGGAAAAACCATATCATTACATTTGAAAAGTCGTTTCATGGGCGCACATTTGGGGCAATGTCTGCAACGGGACAAGGAAAAGTTCATAATGGATTTGGACCACTTGTAGATAAATTTACGATTTTACCTTTTAATGATGTCGAAGCGCTCGAAGTGACGGTTGATGATTCAGTTGCAGCAATTATGCTAGAAATGATTCAAGGAGAAGGTGGCGTTAACAGCGTATCATCTGAATTTGCAGCGGCAATTGCAAAGGCATGTGAGGAAAAAGGTATTCTTCTGATTATTGATGAGGTTCAAACGGGTATCGGACGTACAGGGACACGCTTTGCTTATGAGCAGACTGTGTTGAAACCAAATATCGTAACATTAGCAAAAGGTTTAGGCGGTGGCTTCCCAATTGGTGGAATGCTTGGAACGGCTGAGCTCTACGATGCATTTGGACCAGGCACACATGGGACAACATTCGGTGGTAATCCTCTAGCAATGAGTGTTGCAGAAACAGTGCTTGATCACGTTTTTGCAACGGCTTTTTTACAAAATGTGCAAGATGTATCCTCCTATTTTGTAGAACAGTTGAAAACCAATTTACCAACTACATATACGGTGCTAGGGCAGGGCTTATTGCTTGGCATTAGCTGTGGCGACACGGAGGTAGCATCATATATTACAAAAGCTGAGGAAAAGGGCTTACTCTTAGTAGGGGCAGGGCCAAACGTTATCCGACTTCTTCCTCCGCTTACAGTCTCGAAAGCGGAGATTGATGAAGCAGTAGCAATTTTAAAAACGATACTACTATAA
- the argB gene encoding acetylglutamate kinase: MTMFKSMHHTARKRMVIKLGGSTLEGLNAAFFENFKKLQDSGVELIITHGGGPAINRELAARGVGSHALNGIRVTSEAAIDIVQSTLIGKVNPALVHELTTAGIVAIGLNGFDDQLIVADFLDKDVYGFVGEIQSVNTALLEALLNAGIVPVIACVGADEDGQALNINGDTVASEIALAVKADSLLLVTDVAGIRIEDEYQTEVTPSLIAQWIEEGHIYGGMIPKVQGAIDCLDAGIPSVQIVGDALLGTTILTSNSKSLSSL; this comes from the coding sequence ATGACTATGTTCAAATCAATGCATCATACCGCTCGTAAGCGCATGGTTATTAAGCTTGGTGGAAGTACACTGGAAGGCTTGAATGCAGCGTTTTTTGAAAATTTTAAAAAGCTACAGGATAGCGGTGTAGAGCTTATCATCACGCATGGTGGCGGTCCTGCCATTAATCGCGAACTTGCTGCACGTGGTGTAGGATCTCATGCATTAAATGGCATCCGTGTAACGAGTGAGGCAGCGATTGATATTGTACAGTCAACGTTAATCGGTAAGGTGAATCCTGCACTAGTCCATGAATTGACAACTGCAGGTATTGTGGCAATTGGCTTAAACGGCTTTGATGATCAATTGATTGTAGCGGATTTTTTAGACAAAGATGTTTATGGGTTTGTCGGTGAAATTCAGTCGGTGAATACAGCACTTTTAGAAGCGTTATTGAATGCGGGTATTGTACCTGTCATTGCTTGTGTGGGGGCTGATGAAGATGGGCAGGCACTTAATATTAACGGCGATACAGTTGCAAGTGAAATCGCACTTGCAGTTAAAGCAGATAGCTTGTTACTTGTCACAGATGTAGCAGGTATTCGTATTGAAGATGAATACCAAACAGAGGTAACACCTTCCCTAATAGCACAATGGATTGAGGAAGGACATATTTACGGTGGAATGATTCCTAAGGTGCAAGGGGCGATTGATTGCCTAGATGCGGGTATCCCGTCCGTGCAAATTGTTGGCGATGCCTTACTAGGTACGACTATTTTAACTTCAAACAGTAAAAGTTTATCTTCTTTATAA